The genomic interval TCAGGCTGGGCGAGGTGCAGCCGCTCGCCACGGCGTTCGGGGTCGGTTCGCTCATCGTGATCTTCGCGCTCAAGTGGCTTCGCTCGCCCGTGCCGGGAGTGCTCGTCGTGGTCGTCGTCGCGATGGCCGTGACCGCGATCTTCGGCCTCGCGGAAGCACTCCCCGTGGTCGGTGCGCTGCCGCAGGGACTCCCGGCTCCCGCGCTCGAGGGACTGCAGTGGGCGGATGTCGGCGCGCTCGCGCTGCCCGCGGCGGGCATCGCACTCGTGGCGTTCACCGACAGTGCCGTGCTCTCGCGCACGTTCGCCGCGCGCCGTGGTGAGACAGTCGACGGAAGCCAGGAGATGTCGGGGATAGGCCTCGCGAACATCGCAGGAGGCCTGCTGGGCGGGTTCCCCGTCTCGGCGTCGTCGTCGCGCACGCCCGTCGCCGAGCAGGCCGGATCCCGCACCCAGCTCACGGGCGTCGTGGGTGCGGTGGTCATCCTCGCCTTCATCCTCCTGGTTCCCGGCCTCACGGCGTTCCTCCCCTCAGCCACGCTCGCGGCCATCGTGATCAGCGCGGCAGTCGGTCTCATCGATGTGCGCGGCGTGCGCAGGCTCGTGCGGATGGACACCGTGGATGCCACGCTCTCGGCCGCCGCGTTCCTCGGGGTGGTGGTGTTCGGCGTCCTTCAGGGGATCGTCGTGACGATCGGCCTGTCGCTGCTTGCATTCGTCATCCGCTCGTGGCGACCTTACCGAGCAGAACTCGGCCGCATTCCGGGCCGAAGGGGATACCACGACCTGTCACGGAATCCGCAAGGGTCGCGCATCCCCGGCATCGTGATCGTTCGGTTCGACGCACCGCTGTTCTTCGCCAACGGTGCGACGTTCGACGACTGGGTGCGCTCATGCGTGCGGGCGGCGGGGCCCGGTGTGCACTCCGTGATCCTCGCGTCCGAGCCCATCACGGACATCGACACGACCGCGATCGATGAGCTCGTCGAACTCGACGACTTCCTCTCGGCGCACGGCATCCGGCTCCTTTTCGCGGAGATGAAAGGGCCCGTCGTCGACGTGCTGCGTCGATACGGGATGACGGAGCGCTTCACGCCCGACCGCTTCGCGCCAACGGTCGGCGCAGCCGTGGACGAATTGACAGGCACCATCCGCGGCGATCTCGAGGGGACGAAGTGGGACGACACGCCCGACGCTCCGCCGGACCCCCCGCAACCCGGGTCCGGCTGACCCGACCGTGGATGCCGCTGGGGTCAGCGGCCCGCCCGGGCGTCCCGCTCGGCGAGTGCGGCCAAGCGCGCGTTGTACTCCTCGAGCTCGGCATCCCCCGTCCGATCGGCGTGCCGATCCCTACGACGCTGATCTCGATCGTCGCTTCGGCTCCATTGGATCGCGACGGTGATCGCCAGGATCAGAGTCGGGATCTCCCCGACCGACCACGCGACACCGCCCCCGGTGTACTGGTCTTCGAGCGGCGTCGGTCCCCATGTGCGGCCCATTGATCCGAACCACTCGGCGACCATGAGTCCCGACTGGGACATGATCGCGATGCCGAAGAACGCGTGCATCGCCATGATGCCGATGAGAAGCAGCAGCCGGCCGGCGTACGGCAGCCGGTAGGGCACCGGGTCGATGCCGATGAGGGTGAGCACGAAGAGGTAGCCGGTGACGAGGAAGTGGACGGTCATCCACTCATGACCCAGATGGTCGTAGAGCGACCAGCGGAAGAAGTCCGTGAAGTAGAAGACCCACAGCGATCCGATGAACAGCCCGGCCGCCACGAAGGGGTTGGTGAGGACGCGGGCGACCGGCGAGTGCACAGCCCACAAGATCCACTCGCGACCGCCCCTGGTGCCGTCGTCGCGCCGGACCACGGCTCGGGCTGCAAGGGTGACCGGCGCTCCCGCGACGAGCAGCATGGGGATCGCCATCGTCAGCAGCATGTGGCCCACCATGTGCATGCTGAACAGATAGTCCTGATAGACGTTGACCACTCCACCGGTCACCCACACGAGCAGGGCGAGACCCAGGACCCAGAAGATGGTGCGATAGATCGGCCACCCGTCTCCCCGCCTGCGCATCCGCCACACGCCGGCGAGATAGAAGAAGACGGCGAAGGCGGCGATGAGCGCCCACAGCAGATCGACGTTCCACGCGGTGATCCAGTCGATCGGCGCGAGCTCGGGCGGCACAGGCGCACCGGTGAGGCGCTCGGCGGGCGAGGGAGTCACCGGAGCCGTGCCCGGCACGGGCGGCGGTGTGCGGGCGAGAGCGACGGCAGCGCCGGCGGCCGCACCCATCAGGGCGAGTTCGAAGACGACGAGCGTCCAGAACCGGCGGGATGACGCATCCTCCGTGAGGCGGGCGATGAGCCGCCGGCGGTACCAGGCCCCGAGCACGCCCAGTGCGATCAGGGCGACGATCTTGACGCTCAGGATGAGACCGTACGGCGACAGCATCGCCTCCCACGACCGGAGCCCGATCACAGCCCGCACCGTGCCCGAGACGGCGACGATGATGAACGCGACGAGCGCGATGCTCGAGTACCGGGTCAGCGCGACGGCGGTCGCGCGGCGTCCGAGCACCGGGCGCACCAGCACCATGAGAATCAGGCCACCGAGCCACACCGCCGCGGCGATGATGTGCAGTACGAGGGCGATGACCGCCTCGTTGTGGTCGGCTTCGGCACCGGAATGCCCCTGCGTGCCCATCGGCACGAGCGCGGCGAGCGCCAGCAGCGCGACGAAGAACGTCGCCGTCCACGACCTGACGGCGAAGGTCAGGACCGTGAGGATGGCTCCGGCGACCGTCGTGATCAGCCAGGTGCGCCCGAGTTCCGTCTCGACGAGGAATCGGCCCAGCTGCGCTCCGAACTCCGGACCCGCGCTGATCGCCGGGTTGAAGGCGTCGACGAAGGTGAGGAAGCCGGTGGCAGCGGCCGAGACGGTGAAGATCGCCGCAGAGACGGATGCCGCATCCAGCGCGACGTCGAACTCGCGCTCGCCGGCGCGCAGGGTGTACAGCGCGGTGACGAGCACACCGACCATGCCCGCGGCCGAGAGGTTGACGAACAGCCGAGCGACCGGAAGCCCCCAGCGCACGAACGGACCCGGGTCGCCGATCGCGAGGGCCGCCGCGCCGCCGCCGTACGCCAGTGCCCACACCATGACCACGAGCGCGGTCACGACGAGGATCGCGGGCCCGGCGGCCCGCAGCGCGCGCGGCTTCACCGTCCCAGCCTAAGCGTCGTGCGCTGGGCACCTGCCCTCGCCCGCCCCCCACCGGTTACGGCCGGGACACGCCGCGCCGGACGTCGGGGGCGCGGCGTGTCGCGTCCGTAACCGTGAGGGTGGGAGGGGGAGATGCCGGCGGGCACGAAGAAGGGGGATGCCCCGTGGCATCCCCCTTCCTCACACCTGAGTGTTACTTGACGGTGCTACTTGACAGTGCCTACTTGACAGCGGCCTTCAGCTTCGAGCCCGCGGTGACCTTCACGCGCTTGCCCGCGGGGATCTTGATCTCGGCACCCGTCTGCGGGTTGCGGCCCGTGCGGGCCGACGTCGCGACCTGCTCGAACGAGATCCAACCGGGGATCGAGACCTTGCTGCCCTTTGCGACCGCCTCGGAGACGGTGGCGAAGAGGGAATCGAGCACGCCCGACACGGCGGACTGGCTCTGCCCGGTCGCGCTCGCAATGCTCGCGACGAGTTCGGTCTTGGTGATGGACTTGTCGGCCATGTGGATTGTCCTCCAAGGGGGCTGAGACGCCACCCTTTGATTGCTTGGACCGGGGCGCTCGCGCCCCCCGGCTGGTCGGATCGACCGCCTTGAATGTACCTGACTTCCCCCACGATTCCGCGGATTTCTGCGGTTTTTCCGTCATCCGCGCGGCGTGTCGGGGGCTGGTGTGACTCGTGTGGCCGCTGTGGCCCCTTCTCGTGGCCATCGCGGCGGCTCAGTGACGGTGCGCGGCGATGACCTGGCGCGCGGTGCGCGCGAAGGCCGGGGCGACCCGATCGTGCCCGTCGAGGTAGCCGCCGACGAGCGCCGCGTCGCGCAGCAGCACGAGCGATTCAGCCACCTCGGGGGGCTCGGAGAGGCCAGCCGCGCTCGCCAGCTGCTCGAGCGTCGCCCGGAACCACCCACGGTGATCGGAGATGAGGGTGCGCACAGGTCCCGCGTGCGGGTACTCGGCGGCCGCGTTGATGAAGGGGCATCCTCGCGTGTGACGGTGACGGATGTCGGCCTCGATCCCGGAGACGACGGCATCCAACAGGATGTCGGGGTCATCCGAGAGGCCGGCCGCGTCGACGAACAGCGTCCGCAGCTGCTGGTCCTCGCCCTGGAGGTACGCCAGGACGAGCCCTTCTTTGCCGTCGAACTGCTTGTACATCGTCGCGCGGGTGACACCGGCAGCCTCGATGATCCGATCGACGCCGACGGAGTGGATGCCTTCGCCATAGAACAGGTCTGTCGCAGCATCCAGCAGTCGCTGCCTCGCTGGAGAGGGGCGCGAGTTTCCCGCCGTTGCAGTGGTGGTGCTCATGATTGCTCCTCGGTCTCCCATCGTGCCACTTTGGGCGTCAGAGGAAATTGTTTGGGGAAGGACTTGTGTAGATAGAACGTTCGGTCTACTATCAGAGTATCACCCCGGGACCGCAAAGGATCCGGAACCTGAAGCTCCGCAACGACAACCCACCGCAATACCTCAAGGAGAAGAACCAATGGCCGCCACGACCAAGACCCCGATCGTCCTCATCCACGGACTCTGGATGACCCCCAAGAGCTGGGACACCTGGGCCGA from Microbacterium pumilum carries:
- a CDS encoding SulP family inorganic anion transporter; translated protein: MTNAIGRWLPGVGTARNYRRAWLWPDLRAGLVVTALLIPAGMGYAEVAGLPPETGLYATIVPLIAYAVFGPSRILVLGPDSSLAPIIAASILPLALGDSERAVALAGLLAIMVGLLLLIGGILRLGFVTDLLSKPIRVGYLNAIALIVIISQIPKLLGFSIDAESVWQEVVASFTGIRLGEVQPLATAFGVGSLIVIFALKWLRSPVPGVLVVVVVAMAVTAIFGLAEALPVVGALPQGLPAPALEGLQWADVGALALPAAGIALVAFTDSAVLSRTFAARRGETVDGSQEMSGIGLANIAGGLLGGFPVSASSSRTPVAEQAGSRTQLTGVVGAVVILAFILLVPGLTAFLPSATLAAIVISAAVGLIDVRGVRRLVRMDTVDATLSAAAFLGVVVFGVLQGIVVTIGLSLLAFVIRSWRPYRAELGRIPGRRGYHDLSRNPQGSRIPGIVIVRFDAPLFFANGATFDDWVRSCVRAAGPGVHSVILASEPITDIDTTAIDELVELDDFLSAHGIRLLFAEMKGPVVDVLRRYGMTERFTPDRFAPTVGAAVDELTGTIRGDLEGTKWDDTPDAPPDPPQPGSG
- a CDS encoding TetR/AcrR family transcriptional regulator, with the protein product MSTTTATAGNSRPSPARQRLLDAATDLFYGEGIHSVGVDRIIEAAGVTRATMYKQFDGKEGLVLAYLQGEDQQLRTLFVDAAGLSDDPDILLDAVVSGIEADIRHRHTRGCPFINAAAEYPHAGPVRTLISDHRGWFRATLEQLASAAGLSEPPEVAESLVLLRDAALVGGYLDGHDRVAPAFARTARQVIAAHRH
- a CDS encoding cytochrome c oxidase assembly protein, with product MKPRALRAAGPAILVVTALVVMVWALAYGGGAAALAIGDPGPFVRWGLPVARLFVNLSAAGMVGVLVTALYTLRAGEREFDVALDAASVSAAIFTVSAAATGFLTFVDAFNPAISAGPEFGAQLGRFLVETELGRTWLITTVAGAILTVLTFAVRSWTATFFVALLALAALVPMGTQGHSGAEADHNEAVIALVLHIIAAAVWLGGLILMVLVRPVLGRRATAVALTRYSSIALVAFIIVAVSGTVRAVIGLRSWEAMLSPYGLILSVKIVALIALGVLGAWYRRRLIARLTEDASSRRFWTLVVFELALMGAAAGAAVALARTPPPVPGTAPVTPSPAERLTGAPVPPELAPIDWITAWNVDLLWALIAAFAVFFYLAGVWRMRRRGDGWPIYRTIFWVLGLALLVWVTGGVVNVYQDYLFSMHMVGHMLLTMAIPMLLVAGAPVTLAARAVVRRDDGTRGGREWILWAVHSPVARVLTNPFVAAGLFIGSLWVFYFTDFFRWSLYDHLGHEWMTVHFLVTGYLFVLTLIGIDPVPYRLPYAGRLLLLIGIMAMHAFFGIAIMSQSGLMVAEWFGSMGRTWGPTPLEDQYTGGGVAWSVGEIPTLILAITVAIQWSRSDDRDQRRRDRHADRTGDAELEEYNARLAALAERDARAGR
- a CDS encoding HU family DNA-binding protein; its protein translation is MADKSITKTELVASIASATGQSQSAVSGVLDSLFATVSEAVAKGSKVSIPGWISFEQVATSARTGRNPQTGAEIKIPAGKRVKVTAGSKLKAAVK